One segment of Cohaesibacter intestini DNA contains the following:
- a CDS encoding cell division protein FtsX produces MATDKPNGNGSNRTGGNGHPSGPSMHGAHSLPPMPSSSPRVGPNLNPIDSQSFAPSGKPPPTIAKPKRRKGRLGGLKPKAMLKNSSFAMANKADPIVPKGTIAGHALVLVIAIMSFLAALTVAGVSVVSDATRDWQSDISRGATIQIRPIEGVDIDAELAKAVRIAREANGINSARVLTERDSNALLEPWLGLDLAFDDLPVPRLIELTIDDPSVVDFAAISDALQKQVRGAILDNHRFWVDRLKSMAETAILAGVAILALVIAATVLIVVFATRAAMAGNKETIEVLHFVGASNRFIASEFQRRFFALGIKGSISGGGGAMLAFLMMQFVVREDEGSAAADQMQALLGVIELGYSAYLGTLALALAIAIFTAVTTRLTVINTLSKLS; encoded by the coding sequence GTGGCAACTGACAAACCAAACGGCAATGGCAGCAATCGGACAGGTGGCAATGGGCATCCATCAGGCCCGTCCATGCATGGCGCCCATAGCTTGCCACCCATGCCTTCGAGCTCACCCCGGGTTGGCCCGAACCTCAATCCAATTGACAGCCAGTCCTTTGCCCCATCGGGCAAGCCCCCGCCAACAATCGCAAAACCAAAGCGCCGCAAGGGACGTCTTGGGGGCCTCAAACCCAAGGCAATGCTCAAAAATTCCAGCTTTGCGATGGCCAACAAGGCTGACCCCATTGTGCCCAAGGGCACCATTGCCGGTCACGCTCTGGTGTTGGTCATTGCCATCATGAGCTTTCTGGCGGCGCTGACAGTGGCTGGGGTCTCGGTGGTCTCAGATGCCACCCGCGACTGGCAGTCGGACATTTCGCGCGGTGCCACCATCCAGATCCGCCCGATTGAAGGGGTCGACATCGATGCCGAGTTGGCCAAGGCGGTGCGCATTGCCCGCGAGGCCAACGGCATCAACAGCGCCAGGGTGTTGACCGAAAGGGACTCGAACGCCCTGCTGGAACCATGGCTCGGCCTCGATCTGGCCTTTGACGACCTGCCGGTTCCCCGGTTGATCGAACTGACCATTGATGACCCGTCCGTCGTGGATTTCGCTGCCATCAGCGACGCCCTGCAAAAGCAGGTTCGCGGCGCGATCCTTGACAATCACCGTTTCTGGGTCGACCGCCTGAAATCCATGGCCGAAACCGCCATTCTTGCGGGTGTCGCCATTCTCGCTCTGGTGATCGCCGCCACGGTGCTGATCGTCGTCTTTGCAACCCGTGCCGCCATGGCTGGCAACAAGGAAACCATTGAGGTTCTGCATTTTGTCGGTGCCAGCAACCGCTTCATCGCAAGTGAATTTCAACGCCGTTTTTTTGCCCTTGGCATCAAGGGCTCCATATCGGGCGGTGGCGGGGCCATGCTGGCCTTTCTGATGATGCAGTTTGTGGTTCGGGAGGATGAAGGATCAGCAGCGGCAGATCAGATGCAGGCCCTATTGGGTGTGATAGAGCTCGGCTACAGTGCTTATCTGGGCACCTTGGCACTGGCGCTGGCCATTGCCATCTTCACCGCAGTCACGACACGATTGACGGTTATCAACACGCTGAGCAAACTGAGTTGA
- the ftsE gene encoding cell division ATP-binding protein FtsE, with translation MIRFENVGLRYGMGQEVLRDVSFDIPAKSFQFLSGPSGAGKTSLLQLMFLSLKPNRGLIKIFGKDTARLDHDELSQLRRQIGFVFQEFRLLNHLTTFENVALPLRVQGKSEHDYRTDVAELLQWVGLGHRMHVYPPVMSGGEKQRAAIARALISQPKLLLADEPTGNVDPILARRLLRLFIELHRSGTSIIIATHDTGLMDQVDARRIVLNDGALYVYD, from the coding sequence TTGATTCGCTTTGAAAATGTTGGACTGCGCTATGGCATGGGACAGGAGGTCTTGCGGGATGTGTCCTTTGACATTCCGGCAAAATCCTTCCAGTTCCTTTCCGGTCCCTCCGGCGCGGGCAAGACATCCCTGCTGCAATTGATGTTCCTGTCGCTCAAGCCCAATCGCGGCCTGATCAAGATATTCGGCAAGGACACCGCCCGGCTGGATCATGACGAGCTGTCCCAACTGCGCCGCCAGATCGGTTTTGTGTTTCAGGAATTCCGGCTGCTCAACCACCTGACCACCTTTGAAAATGTCGCCCTGCCGCTGCGGGTTCAGGGCAAGTCGGAGCATGATTACCGTACCGATGTGGCCGAACTGCTCCAATGGGTCGGACTGGGCCATCGCATGCATGTCTACCCACCGGTCATGTCCGGTGGGGAAAAGCAGCGTGCCGCCATTGCGCGCGCTCTGATTTCCCAACCCAAACTGCTGCTGGCGGACGAACCGACAGGCAACGTCGACCCGATTTTGGCGCGCCGCCTGCTCCGGCTGTTCATCGAGCTGCATCGCTCGGGCACTTCCATCATCATTGCCACCCATGACACCGGACTGATGGATCAGGTCGATGCCCGCCGGATTGTGCTCAATGATGGCGCGCTCTATGTGTATGATTGA